The genomic interval CGACGTGGTCGGGTGGTCGCTCTACGACTTCGCCAATACGATCTATTCGATGAACATCGTATCGCTTTATCTGAAGCGATACCTGGTGGAGGACCTCGGCTACGGCGACTACTATTTCGATATTCCGTTCGCTCTGTCGATGTTGCTGGCGGCCATCTTGCTCCCTGCGCTGGGCGTGCTGTCCGATCATGCCACGAAGAAAAAGACCTTTCTGTTCCTGTTCACGATCACCTGCTGCATTTCGGTCGGGTTGATGCCGCTTATTCCGGCAGGCGCGCTCCTCGGGATGTTGGTGCTGTTTATGGTCGCCAATTTTTCCTACGAGGCGGCCATGCCGTTTTACAATGCGCTGTTGTACTCTGTAGCCGACGGCAGACAGGCGCGGCTGGTATCCGGTGTCGGCGTGGCGTGGGGATATGTCGGCTCGATTGTAGGGATGGCATTCGTGCTGCCGTTTGTGACGGGGGATTTCTTCGGCCATGAGATTTCATTCCTCGATGGTGGAGGCAAACTGGACGCGTTCCTGCCGAGCGCGGTGCTGTTTTTCGCTTTCGCCATGCCCTGCTTTATTTGGGTCAGAGAGAAACCATCTCACGCTGTAGCGCGTTCCAGTCTCAGTGATGCCTACCGCGAGGTCTGGCAGGCGCTCAGGCAGACGCGGAAATACCCTGGCGTTCTTCGGTTTTTAGTGGCGGACTACTTTGTGGAAGATGCGGTCGCAACCGTAATACTCAATATCGGACTTTACCTGTCGATCGTGCTTTCCATGCCGGAGCAGCAAATCACCACATTCCTGATCATCTCGACCATTACGGCAGTAGCGGGATCCTTCCTTGTGGGATTCCTGGCCAAGCACTGGTCACTGCATCGCATGTTGCCACTCGTTTTCAGCGGGTGGGTAATCGCGTTCGCCGCATTCGTGATGACCGACCACATGCCGACAGTCTGGGTGTTGGGTTCTCTAGTGGGGGTACTGTTGGGTGGTTTGTGGACCACCACTCGACCCTTTCTGGCGGAGATTGTCCCCCGCGATGAGCTGGGCAAGTTTTTTGGTCTGTTTTCGCTGTCCGGCCGGGCAGCCGCTGTAGTCGGTCCGCTGATATGGACGCTGACGGTTTACCTGTTCAGCCCCGAGCGAGCATTGGGCCAGTGGCTCGGCGGCATACTTGGCCTGGACAGCGCGGGGTTGGCCCGATTGCCGTATAAGATGGGCGTGTTGTCGCTCGCGCTGATGGTGCTGATTGGATTACTCGTGTTTCGCGGTGTCCCCAGGACTAAGGAATCCTCGCATGGGTAAGAAGTGCGGTGACTGGTACCATTACTCCGGCGCGATTCACATGCACACGACCGAGTCCGACGGCGCCAAATCGCTCGAGGAGGTGGCGGCAATCGGCCGCGAAGTCGGTCTTGATTTTCTGATGGTCACCGACCACATGGGTCTGACCAATCGTGAGCGAGGCCTGGAGGGGTTTTACGGAAGTACTCTGGTCTTGATCGGTTATGAGCACAACGATCTCGAAGACAATAACCACTACCTGATCTTCAAGTCACCGAGCGTCTATCCGGAGAACATGGGTGCCAAACAATACGTCGCGGCGGCGCATCGCGACGGCGCTCTCGGCATTCTGGCGCATCCGATAGAGAACCGCAGCCGTGAGGGCAAGTACCCGCCTTATCCCTGGACGGAGTGGGACACCGATCTTTTCGACGGGCTGGAGATTTGGAATCAGATGTCCGAGTGGATGGAAAAACTCACGCCGTGGAACAAGCTGCCCATGGCGCTTTCGCCGCGCAAGTCGATGATCGGTCCGCCGCCCGGGGTGCTCGAAATATGGGACCGCCTGAGCCGTAAGAGACGCTATGTGGGCGTTGCCGGAGTCGATGCCCATGCGTACCCGGTTAAGCTCGGTCCCCTCACCGTCGAAATATTCCCCTACAAAGTGCACTTTCGGTCTCTTCTCACGCACATCATACTGGACCAGCCGCTTGCTTCCGACTTTGCCACCGCCTCGGAGCAAGTCTATAAAGCGCTGGCGGATTGCCGGGTGTTCAATTCGAATCATCGCTGGGGTGACGCTCAGGAGTTTCACTTCTCTGCGAATGACGGCTCCCGCACCGCAGTATGCGGTGACGCCATGACTTTTCGAGAGGGCATCACGCTTTCGGTCGAGTTACCGTCGCG from Candidatus Zixiibacteriota bacterium carries:
- a CDS encoding MFS transporter, producing the protein MIGSPADSLWRRDVVGWSLYDFANTIYSMNIVSLYLKRYLVEDLGYGDYYFDIPFALSMLLAAILLPALGVLSDHATKKKTFLFLFTITCCISVGLMPLIPAGALLGMLVLFMVANFSYEAAMPFYNALLYSVADGRQARLVSGVGVAWGYVGSIVGMAFVLPFVTGDFFGHEISFLDGGGKLDAFLPSAVLFFAFAMPCFIWVREKPSHAVARSSLSDAYREVWQALRQTRKYPGVLRFLVADYFVEDAVATVILNIGLYLSIVLSMPEQQITTFLIISTITAVAGSFLVGFLAKHWSLHRMLPLVFSGWVIAFAAFVMTDHMPTVWVLGSLVGVLLGGLWTTTRPFLAEIVPRDELGKFFGLFSLSGRAAAVVGPLIWTLTVYLFSPERALGQWLGGILGLDSAGLARLPYKMGVLSLALMVLIGLLVFRGVPRTKESSHG
- a CDS encoding histidinol-phosphatase gives rise to the protein MGKKCGDWYHYSGAIHMHTTESDGAKSLEEVAAIGREVGLDFLMVTDHMGLTNRERGLEGFYGSTLVLIGYEHNDLEDNNHYLIFKSPSVYPENMGAKQYVAAAHRDGALGILAHPIENRSREGKYPPYPWTEWDTDLFDGLEIWNQMSEWMEKLTPWNKLPMALSPRKSMIGPPPGVLEIWDRLSRKRRYVGVAGVDAHAYPVKLGPLTVEIFPYKVHFRSLLTHIILDQPLASDFATASEQVYKALADCRVFNSNHRWGDAQEFHFSANDGSRTAVCGDAMTFREGITLSVELPSRAHIRLVGNGHQVADTHGTHLELKVREPGLYRAEVWKGRRGWIFSNHIRIGVD